In one Verrucomicrobiia bacterium genomic region, the following are encoded:
- a CDS encoding helix-turn-helix transcriptional regulator, translated as MRESASITFKKRLRELRETLRWTQKKAAKTCKLSLCLYQLYELGIKKNPGLLTLEKIAKGFGIEVYDLLLLKPAGVRKRFNSPKPKRKQSRRTHRNAR; from the coding sequence GTGCGAGAATCCGCCTCCATCACCTTCAAGAAGCGGTTGCGGGAACTCCGGGAAACCCTTCGCTGGACCCAAAAGAAGGCGGCAAAAACCTGTAAACTCAGCCTTTGCCTTTACCAACTTTACGAACTCGGGATTAAGAAGAATCCCGGCTTGCTGACGCTGGAAAAAATCGCCAAGGGTTTCGGAATTGAGGTTTACGACCTGCTTTTGCTCAAACCGGCAGGGGTTCGGAAACGCTTCAACTCTCCGAAGCCGAAGCGGAAGCAGAGCAGAAGGACACACCGCAATGCGAGATGA